The Nesterenkonia xinjiangensis genome contains a region encoding:
- a CDS encoding GntR family transcriptional regulator — MRASDRAYQRLRNEILEGTLAAGTLLGEVEQAERLGVSRTPLREALSRLTADGLADQTQGRGTVVSSVSLDDVDLLFELRLPLEVQAARLAAQRGDAERFTALAERFSQVEEALAAPDGAGREDQEARCYDLAEELDEAIAEAVDNSYLTGTLRGLRVHLVRVRRLARDEPARLVESAREHRTVCTAIASADGETAAAAMLIHLRRSLAYITDRSAASADGPKTRP; from the coding sequence ATGCGTGCCAGTGATCGCGCCTATCAGAGGCTGCGGAACGAGATCCTCGAGGGGACCCTCGCGGCGGGGACGCTGCTCGGCGAGGTCGAGCAGGCCGAACGGCTCGGCGTCTCCCGCACGCCGCTGCGCGAGGCGCTCTCCCGGCTCACCGCGGACGGCCTGGCCGATCAGACCCAGGGCCGCGGCACGGTGGTCAGCTCTGTCTCCCTGGACGACGTGGACCTGCTCTTCGAGCTTCGCCTGCCCCTGGAGGTCCAGGCTGCTCGGCTGGCCGCGCAGCGCGGCGACGCGGAGCGGTTCACGGCTCTGGCCGAACGCTTCTCCCAGGTCGAAGAGGCCCTGGCCGCTCCGGACGGGGCAGGACGCGAGGACCAGGAGGCCCGGTGCTACGACCTCGCCGAGGAGCTCGATGAGGCCATCGCCGAGGCCGTGGACAACTCCTATCTGACCGGCACGCTGCGAGGCCTGCGCGTCCACCTGGTACGGGTCCGCCGTCTGGCCCGCGACGAGCCGGCCCGCCTGGTCGAGTCGGCCCGCGAGCATCGTACGGTCTGCACCGCCATCGCCTCGGCGGACGGTGAGACCGCCGCCGCGGCGATGCTCATCCATCTGCGCCGCAGCCTCGCCTACATCACCGACCGTTCCGCCGCATCGGCGGACGGCCCGAAGACCAGACCCTGA
- a CDS encoding MmgE/PrpD family protein — protein MITHHVRVRRSEENLPREEQLAWRIAQVAADPVSVDPEVTDMVINRIIDNASVAVASLNRAPIVAARAQALDHPVSASGSGASIFGIAEKSSPEWATWANGVAVRELDYHDTFLAADYSHPGDNIPALLAVAQHTGRSGAQLIRGIATGYEIQVDLVKAICLHQHKIDHVAHLGPSAAAGLGTLLGLDTETIFQAVGQALHTTTATRQSRKGEISTWKAHAPAFAGKMAVEAVDRAMRGQTSPVPIYEGEDGVIAWMLDGPDASYEVPLPATGESKRAILDTYTKEHSAEYQAQAWIDLARKLHQEHPEVTDPRQVESVLIRTSHHTHYVIGSGANDPQKYDPTASRETLDHSIPYIFTVALQDGSWHHVDSYAPERAAREDTVALWHKVTTEEDREWTRRYHSLDIAEKAFGGSVEIRLTDGRTITDEIAVADAHPLGARPFAREQYIGKFRSLAAGIIAEQEIERFLDVVQGLESLPAGELGQLNVQAAEGVIDPTAGPKGLF, from the coding sequence ATGATCACCCACCACGTGAGGGTCCGCCGCAGCGAGGAGAACCTGCCCCGCGAGGAGCAGCTGGCCTGGAGGATCGCCCAGGTCGCCGCGGACCCCGTGTCCGTGGATCCCGAGGTCACCGACATGGTGATCAACCGCATCATCGACAACGCCTCGGTGGCCGTGGCCTCGTTGAACCGCGCCCCGATCGTCGCCGCCCGCGCCCAGGCCCTGGACCACCCGGTCTCCGCCTCGGGTTCCGGAGCGTCCATCTTCGGCATCGCGGAGAAGTCCAGTCCCGAATGGGCCACCTGGGCCAACGGGGTGGCCGTCCGCGAGCTCGACTACCACGACACCTTCCTGGCCGCCGACTACTCGCACCCGGGCGACAACATCCCGGCCCTGCTCGCCGTGGCCCAGCACACCGGCCGCTCCGGAGCCCAGCTGATCCGCGGCATCGCCACCGGCTATGAGATCCAGGTGGACCTGGTCAAGGCCATCTGTCTGCACCAGCACAAGATCGACCACGTCGCTCATCTGGGTCCCTCCGCGGCCGCGGGCCTGGGCACACTCCTGGGCCTCGACACCGAGACGATCTTCCAGGCCGTGGGACAGGCGCTGCACACCACCACCGCGACCCGACAGTCCCGCAAGGGGGAGATCTCCACCTGGAAGGCCCATGCCCCGGCCTTCGCCGGGAAGATGGCCGTCGAAGCTGTGGACCGGGCGATGCGCGGCCAGACCTCCCCGGTGCCGATCTACGAAGGCGAGGACGGCGTCATCGCCTGGATGCTCGACGGCCCCGACGCCTCCTACGAGGTGCCGCTGCCGGCCACCGGCGAGTCCAAGCGGGCGATCCTGGACACCTACACCAAGGAGCACTCCGCCGAGTACCAGGCCCAGGCGTGGATCGATCTGGCACGGAAGCTGCACCAGGAGCACCCCGAGGTCACGGATCCCCGTCAGGTGGAGTCGGTGCTGATCCGCACCAGCCACCACACGCACTACGTGATCGGCTCCGGGGCCAACGACCCGCAGAAATACGACCCCACCGCCTCCCGCGAGACGCTGGACCACTCGATCCCCTACATCTTCACCGTCGCGCTGCAGGACGGATCCTGGCACCACGTGGACTCCTATGCCCCGGAGCGTGCCGCACGCGAGGACACCGTGGCGCTGTGGCACAAGGTCACCACCGAGGAGGACCGGGAGTGGACCCGCCGGTACCACTCGCTGGACATCGCCGAGAAAGCCTTCGGCGGCTCCGTGGAGATCCGGCTGACCGACGGACGCACCATCACCGACGAGATCGCCGTGGCCGACGCCCATCCGCTGGGCGCCCGCCCCTTCGCCCGCGAGCAGTACATCGGGAAATTCCGCTCCCTGGCCGCCGGCATCATCGCCGAGCAGGAGATCGAGCGCTTCCTCGACGTCGTCCAGGGACTGGAGTCGCTGCCGGCCGGTGAGCTGGGCCAGCTCAACGTCCAGGCCGCCGAGGGCGTCATCGATCCCACCGCCGGGCCGAAAGGACTCTTCTGA
- the hutH gene encoding histidine ammonia-lyase has translation MTSSKTAASGRLQQGGPARITVETGPLRPEDVVAVARHGADVVLGESAVGAMRLSRGVIESLAEDPLPHYGVSTGFGALAIKQIPPQRRRQLQRSLVRSHAASSGAPVDREVIRSLMLNRLSTMATGRTGVRPEVAQRYAALLNAGITPVVGEYGSLGCSGDLAPLSHCALAVMGEGEVFDAAGARRPAADVLAEAGVDPIELQEKEGLALINGTDGMLGMLLMAVTDLRRLVRTADVATALTVEALRGTDAVFSADLHTLRPQPGQADSAANLRRLLAGSEMIAETRGGDHRQTRVQDAYSLRCAPQVHGAVRSTLSHAEAVAGYELASAIDNPVVTIDGRVESNGNFHGAPVGYVLDFLAIAAADCASMSERRTDRMLDTSRSHGLNAFLADDPGVDSGHMIAQYTQAGIVSEMKRLAVPASVDSIPSSAMQEDHVSMGWAAGLKLRRAVDGITRVLAVEILTAARGLDMRDGGVLAARTAPAVTAVRRAVRSRVEGPGTDRYLAPEIEAVVALVRDGEIVAAADEALDAPLV, from the coding sequence ATGACATCGTCGAAGACAGCGGCATCGGGCAGGCTCCAGCAGGGCGGCCCCGCCAGGATCACCGTGGAGACAGGGCCGCTGCGCCCGGAGGATGTCGTCGCCGTCGCGCGGCATGGTGCCGACGTCGTGCTGGGGGAGAGTGCGGTCGGGGCCATGCGCCTCTCCCGCGGAGTGATCGAGTCCCTGGCTGAGGATCCGCTGCCGCACTATGGAGTCTCCACCGGGTTCGGTGCGCTCGCGATCAAGCAGATCCCGCCCCAGCGCCGGCGTCAGCTGCAGCGCTCGCTGGTCCGCTCCCACGCCGCCTCCTCCGGCGCGCCGGTGGACCGGGAGGTCATCCGCTCGCTGATGCTCAACCGGCTCTCCACGATGGCCACCGGCCGCACCGGGGTGCGGCCCGAGGTCGCCCAGCGGTACGCGGCGCTGCTCAACGCAGGGATCACTCCGGTGGTCGGGGAGTACGGCTCGCTGGGCTGCTCCGGAGACCTGGCGCCGCTGTCCCACTGCGCGCTCGCGGTGATGGGCGAGGGTGAGGTCTTCGACGCCGCCGGTGCCCGCCGGCCGGCCGCAGACGTGCTGGCTGAGGCCGGCGTCGACCCGATCGAGCTTCAGGAGAAGGAGGGCCTGGCGCTGATCAACGGCACGGACGGCATGCTCGGGATGCTGCTGATGGCCGTCACCGACCTGCGCAGACTCGTGCGCACCGCGGATGTCGCCACAGCCCTGACCGTCGAGGCGCTGCGCGGCACCGACGCCGTCTTCTCCGCGGACCTGCATACGCTGCGGCCCCAGCCGGGCCAGGCTGACTCCGCGGCGAACCTGCGCCGACTGCTGGCAGGCTCCGAGATGATCGCGGAGACCCGCGGCGGTGACCATCGGCAGACCCGAGTCCAGGACGCCTACTCGCTGCGCTGCGCCCCTCAGGTCCACGGTGCGGTCCGCTCCACGCTGTCGCATGCGGAGGCGGTGGCGGGCTACGAGCTCGCCTCGGCCATCGACAACCCGGTGGTGACCATCGACGGTCGGGTGGAGTCCAACGGAAACTTCCACGGCGCACCGGTGGGCTATGTGCTGGACTTCCTGGCGATCGCTGCGGCGGACTGCGCCTCGATGTCCGAACGGCGCACCGATCGGATGCTCGACACCTCCCGCAGCCACGGGCTGAATGCCTTCCTCGCTGATGACCCGGGGGTGGACTCCGGGCACATGATCGCCCAGTACACCCAGGCCGGCATCGTCTCGGAGATGAAGCGGCTGGCGGTGCCCGCCTCGGTGGACTCGATCCCCAGCTCCGCGATGCAGGAGGACCACGTCTCCATGGGCTGGGCGGCCGGGCTGAAGCTGCGCCGGGCCGTGGACGGCATCACCCGGGTGCTGGCGGTGGAGATCCTCACCGCGGCCCGCGGCCTGGACATGCGGGACGGTGGGGTGCTGGCGGCGCGCACCGCGCCGGCGGTCACCGCTGTGCGTCGGGCGGTGCGTTCACGGGTCGAGGGGCCGGGCACGGACCGGTATCTCGCCCCGGAGATCGAGGCGGTCGTCGCGCTGGTCCGCGACGGCGAGATCGTCGCCGCCGCGGACGAGGCGCTGGACGCTCCGCTGGTCTGA
- the prpB gene encoding methylisocitrate lyase — translation MLYSTTTPQQKRRALREMLVPGAARQFPGTFTPLSAPLIEEKGFDGIYISGAVLANELGLPDVGLTTLTEITQRAGQIARATDLPALVDADTGFGEPMNVARTVQELEDAGLAGCHIEDQFNPKRCGHLDGKNMVDLQTATQRIAAAAQGRRDEDFLIMARTDLRAVEGLDAAVDRAKALVDAGADAIFPEAMKDLGEFATVCDAVDVPVLANMTEFGKSALFTREQLASVGVAMVIYPVTSLRSAMGAIERTLDTLSADGTQEAAVSQMMTRARLYELVDYAGYNSFDAGIFNFEVPEMHRRNEPNTRPEEVTDV, via the coding sequence ATGTTGTACTCGACCACCACGCCCCAGCAGAAGCGCCGGGCACTGCGCGAGATGCTCGTCCCCGGGGCGGCCCGCCAGTTCCCGGGAACCTTCACCCCGCTCTCGGCCCCGCTGATCGAGGAGAAGGGCTTCGACGGCATCTACATCTCCGGTGCGGTGCTGGCCAACGAGCTCGGCCTTCCCGACGTCGGCCTGACCACCCTGACCGAGATCACGCAGCGGGCCGGGCAGATCGCCCGAGCCACGGACCTTCCCGCCCTGGTCGACGCCGACACCGGCTTCGGCGAGCCGATGAACGTGGCCCGCACCGTCCAGGAGCTCGAGGACGCCGGCCTGGCCGGCTGCCACATCGAGGACCAGTTCAACCCCAAACGCTGCGGACACCTCGACGGCAAGAACATGGTGGATCTGCAGACCGCCACACAGCGCATCGCGGCCGCCGCCCAGGGACGCCGTGACGAGGACTTCCTCATCATGGCCCGCACCGACCTGCGCGCCGTCGAGGGCCTCGACGCCGCCGTCGACCGAGCCAAGGCGCTCGTCGACGCCGGCGCGGACGCCATCTTCCCCGAAGCGATGAAGGATCTCGGCGAATTCGCCACGGTCTGCGACGCGGTGGACGTCCCGGTGCTGGCCAACATGACAGAGTTCGGGAAGTCCGCCCTGTTCACCCGCGAGCAGCTCGCCTCCGTCGGCGTCGCGATGGTCATCTACCCGGTGACCTCGCTGCGTTCAGCCATGGGGGCCATCGAACGGACCCTGGACACCCTGTCCGCCGACGGCACCCAGGAGGCAGCGGTGAGTCAGATGATGACCCGCGCCCGTCTCTACGAGCTGGTGGACTATGCGGGATACAACTCCTTCGACGCCGGCATCTTCAACTTCGAGGTGCCTGAGATGCACCGCAGGAACGAGCCCAACACCCGACCCGAGGAGGTCACCGATGTCTGA
- a CDS encoding bifunctional 2-methylcitrate synthase/citrate synthase: MSDNHDAEQVRKGLAGVIADHTAVSKVNPETNSLLYRGYPVQQLAAQLSFEEVALLLWTGDLPTESERAEFIAFERSHRALDARVKAAIDLLPTDCHPMDVGRTAVSVLGANHPQSEDSSPEAEQAKARELFAAFPAVVAYDQRRRRGLDVVEPREDLDYSQNFLWMTFGEEQAAEVVDAFRVSMVLYAEHSFNASTFTARVVTSTLADLHSAVTAAVGALKGPLHGGANEAVMHTFEEIGIDPQETRAEAATRAKAWMEEALVEKRKVMGFGHRVYKNGDSRVPTMKEALDAMVAHYGRGELMGLYDGLEAAMDEAKGIKPNLDYPAGPTYHLMGFDTEMFTPLFIASRITGWTAHIMEQRAENALIRPLSAYNGPDERSL; the protein is encoded by the coding sequence ATGTCTGACAACCACGACGCCGAACAGGTCCGCAAGGGACTGGCCGGCGTGATCGCCGACCACACTGCGGTCTCCAAGGTGAATCCGGAGACGAACTCCCTGCTCTACCGCGGCTATCCGGTCCAGCAGCTGGCCGCCCAGCTGTCCTTCGAGGAGGTGGCCCTGCTGCTCTGGACCGGCGATCTCCCCACCGAGTCCGAACGGGCGGAGTTCATCGCCTTCGAACGCTCCCACCGGGCGCTCGACGCCCGGGTGAAGGCCGCGATCGACCTGCTGCCCACCGACTGCCACCCGATGGACGTCGGACGCACGGCCGTCTCGGTCCTGGGGGCCAACCACCCGCAGTCCGAGGACTCCTCCCCCGAGGCGGAGCAGGCCAAGGCCCGGGAGCTCTTCGCCGCGTTCCCCGCCGTGGTCGCCTATGACCAGCGCCGCCGCCGCGGCCTCGACGTCGTCGAACCGCGCGAAGACCTGGACTACTCGCAGAACTTCCTCTGGATGACCTTCGGCGAGGAGCAGGCCGCCGAGGTGGTCGACGCGTTCCGCGTCTCGATGGTGCTCTACGCCGAGCACTCCTTCAACGCCTCCACCTTCACCGCACGTGTGGTCACCTCCACGCTGGCGGATCTCCACTCCGCGGTCACCGCGGCGGTCGGGGCGCTGAAGGGCCCGCTGCACGGCGGCGCCAACGAGGCGGTGATGCACACCTTCGAGGAGATCGGCATCGACCCGCAGGAGACCCGTGCCGAAGCGGCCACCCGCGCCAAGGCCTGGATGGAGGAGGCTCTGGTCGAGAAGCGGAAGGTGATGGGCTTCGGCCACCGGGTCTACAAGAACGGCGACTCCCGGGTGCCGACCATGAAGGAGGCCCTCGACGCCATGGTGGCCCACTACGGACGGGGCGAGCTGATGGGCCTCTACGACGGGCTCGAAGCAGCGATGGACGAGGCCAAGGGCATCAAGCCCAACCTCGACTACCCCGCCGGCCCGACGTACCACCTCATGGGCTTCGACACCGAGATGTTCACCCCGCTGTTCATCGCCTCCCGGATCACCGGGTGGACGGCCCACATCATGGAGCAGCGCGCCGAGAATGCGCTGATCCGCCCGTTGAGCGCCTACAACGGGCCCGACGAGCGGAGCCTCTAG
- a CDS encoding AMP-binding protein, whose product MGAEHTLRGEYRKIHEHSLRDREDFWLHAAQCVDWDRSPDRAVDDSAAPIYRWFPDARLSLSRNCLDRHLEAGRGGDIALIHDSAVTGRVRRYTYAELTEEVARCAGMLAELGVGRGDRVIIYLPMIPQAPIAMLACARLGAVHSVVFGGFAAAELASRIDDATPDVVLTASGGIEPSRRVEYLPTVAEAVALARHPVREVVVQHRGGFAHDIEDVAADSAARWQDWGLLIDQAPPAGPVSVPATDPLYVLYTSGTTGRPKGVVRDQGGTAVALSWSMAAVFDIGPGQTMLTASDVGWVVGHSYIVYGPLLVGATTVLYEGKPVGTPDAGVFWRMVAEHGVSALFTAPTALRAIRKADPEAALVGEHDISSLKHLFAAGERLDPETQRWIGQALAVPVIDNWWQTETGWPIAANPVGIEALPVKEGSATVPMAGYDVVVLDPLGEELPAGQEGNIALRLPLPPGTLPTLWGDDQRYIDSYLSVFPGFYTTGDSGFLDEDGYLFVMGRTDDVINVAGHRLSTGAIEAVVAAHPAVAECAVIGLADELKGQRAGGYVVLKSGHDVDVEVLREELTSLVRRTIGPVAGFKDVAVVPALPKTRSGKILRKTMRQIADGQEHRVPSTIEDLSVLEELIPVLRRSR is encoded by the coding sequence ATGGGTGCCGAGCACACGCTGCGCGGAGAGTACCGAAAGATCCACGAGCATTCCCTGCGCGATCGGGAGGACTTCTGGCTTCACGCCGCGCAGTGCGTGGACTGGGACCGTAGCCCGGATCGTGCCGTGGACGACTCTGCGGCCCCGATCTATCGATGGTTCCCCGACGCCCGGCTGAGCCTCAGCCGCAACTGTCTGGATCGGCACCTCGAGGCCGGTCGCGGCGGAGACATCGCCCTCATCCATGACTCGGCGGTCACCGGGAGGGTGCGGCGCTACACCTACGCCGAGCTCACCGAGGAGGTCGCCCGCTGTGCCGGCATGCTCGCCGAGCTGGGAGTCGGCCGAGGAGACCGGGTCATCATCTACCTCCCCATGATCCCGCAGGCTCCCATCGCGATGCTCGCCTGCGCCCGGCTCGGCGCCGTCCACTCGGTGGTCTTCGGCGGGTTCGCCGCCGCCGAGCTCGCCTCACGCATCGACGACGCGACCCCCGACGTCGTGCTCACCGCCTCCGGAGGCATCGAGCCCTCCCGGCGGGTGGAGTATCTGCCCACCGTCGCGGAGGCCGTCGCGCTGGCCCGACATCCGGTCCGTGAGGTGGTCGTCCAGCATCGCGGGGGCTTCGCGCATGACATCGAGGACGTCGCCGCGGACTCCGCGGCCCGCTGGCAGGACTGGGGCCTGCTCATCGACCAGGCGCCTCCCGCGGGCCCGGTCTCGGTACCAGCCACGGATCCGCTCTACGTGCTCTACACCTCCGGGACCACAGGGCGCCCCAAGGGCGTGGTCCGGGACCAGGGCGGCACCGCCGTGGCGCTCAGCTGGTCGATGGCCGCGGTCTTCGACATCGGGCCGGGCCAGACGATGCTCACCGCCTCCGACGTCGGTTGGGTGGTCGGCCATTCCTACATCGTCTACGGGCCGCTGCTGGTGGGGGCGACCACCGTCCTCTACGAGGGCAAGCCGGTGGGGACCCCCGACGCCGGGGTGTTCTGGCGGATGGTCGCCGAGCACGGCGTCAGCGCGCTCTTCACGGCACCGACGGCGCTGCGCGCCATCCGCAAGGCCGATCCCGAGGCGGCGCTGGTGGGTGAGCATGACATCTCGTCCCTGAAGCACCTCTTCGCCGCCGGGGAGCGGCTGGATCCCGAGACCCAGCGCTGGATCGGTCAGGCTCTCGCAGTGCCGGTGATCGACAACTGGTGGCAGACCGAGACTGGCTGGCCGATCGCGGCGAACCCGGTGGGGATCGAGGCACTGCCGGTCAAGGAAGGGTCGGCGACCGTGCCGATGGCCGGGTACGACGTCGTCGTGCTGGACCCCCTCGGCGAGGAGCTCCCGGCTGGCCAGGAGGGCAACATCGCCCTGCGGCTGCCGCTGCCGCCGGGGACCCTGCCCACCCTATGGGGCGATGACCAGCGCTACATCGATTCGTACCTCTCCGTCTTTCCGGGCTTCTACACCACCGGGGACTCCGGCTTCCTGGACGAGGACGGCTATCTGTTCGTCATGGGCCGCACCGACGACGTCATCAACGTCGCGGGGCACCGGCTCTCCACGGGGGCGATCGAAGCCGTGGTGGCTGCCCATCCGGCGGTGGCCGAGTGTGCCGTCATCGGTCTGGCCGACGAGCTCAAGGGGCAGCGTGCCGGAGGCTACGTGGTGCTCAAGTCCGGCCATGACGTCGACGTCGAGGTCCTGCGGGAGGAGCTCACCTCTCTGGTGCGCCGCACCATCGGCCCGGTGGCCGGCTTCAAGGACGTCGCCGTGGTGCCCGCGCTGCCCAAGACCCGTTCCGGGAAGATCCTGCGCAAGACCATGCGGCAGATCGCCGACGGCCAGGAACACCGGGTGCCTTCCACCATCGAGGACCTCTCGGTGCTCGAGGAGCTCATCCCGGTGCTGAGACGAAGCCGCTGA
- a CDS encoding urocanate hydratase: MTDATTARHDSTRRIRAARGSELTAKSWQTEAPLRMLMNNLDPEVAERPEDLVVYGGTGRAARSWEAYDAIVSTLADLEEDETLLVQSGKPVGVLRTHRWAPRVLLANSNLVGDWANWPEFRRLEAEGLMMYGQMTAGSWIYIATQGILQGTYETFSAVAKKMHAKGRITEPTLAGTLTVTGGCGGMGGAQPLAVTLNGGSCLIVDVDETRLRRRQAKRYLDDVETDLDAALAKVVSAQQERRPLSVGYVGNAADVFPELLHRHRAGELSVDIVTDQTSAHDPLSYLPVEHTVGDWAAEAEADPVGFTKKSQASMARQVEAMVGFQDDGAEVFDYGNSIRDEARHAGYERAFEFPGFVPAYIRPLFCEGLGPFRWVALSGDPEDIRVTDEAIKELFPENEHLHRWIDAAQKHVEFEGLPARICWLGYGERHQAGLLFNRLVAEGRVSAPIVIGRDHLDSGSVASPYRETEAMADGSDAVADWPLLNALTSTSSGATWVSIHHGGGVGMGRSIHAGQVGLADGTDLAAEKLERLLTNDPAMGVIRHVDAGYDRADEVAAERGVRVPMRPRG; the protein is encoded by the coding sequence ATGACCGACGCGACCACCGCTCGCCACGACTCGACCCGACGGATCCGTGCCGCCCGCGGCTCGGAGCTGACCGCGAAGAGCTGGCAGACCGAAGCACCGCTGCGCATGCTGATGAACAACCTCGACCCCGAGGTCGCCGAGCGCCCCGAAGATCTGGTCGTCTACGGAGGCACCGGTCGCGCCGCCCGCAGCTGGGAGGCCTATGACGCCATCGTCTCCACTCTGGCCGACCTCGAGGAGGACGAGACCCTGCTGGTCCAGTCCGGCAAGCCTGTGGGAGTCCTGCGCACCCACCGCTGGGCGCCGCGGGTGCTGCTGGCCAACTCGAACCTGGTCGGCGACTGGGCGAACTGGCCCGAATTCCGCCGGCTCGAGGCCGAGGGCCTGATGATGTACGGCCAGATGACCGCCGGCTCCTGGATCTACATCGCGACCCAGGGCATTCTGCAGGGCACCTACGAGACTTTCTCCGCCGTCGCGAAGAAGATGCACGCCAAGGGCCGGATCACCGAGCCGACGCTCGCCGGCACGCTCACCGTCACCGGCGGCTGCGGCGGCATGGGCGGAGCCCAGCCGCTGGCCGTGACGCTCAACGGGGGCTCCTGCCTCATCGTCGACGTGGACGAGACCCGGCTGCGCCGCCGTCAGGCCAAGCGCTACCTGGACGACGTCGAGACAGACCTGGACGCGGCCCTGGCGAAGGTCGTCTCCGCGCAGCAGGAGCGCCGTCCGCTCTCCGTCGGCTACGTCGGCAACGCCGCCGACGTCTTCCCGGAGCTGCTGCACCGCCACCGTGCCGGAGAGCTCAGCGTCGACATCGTCACCGACCAGACCTCCGCCCATGACCCCCTGTCCTATCTGCCGGTGGAGCACACGGTGGGCGACTGGGCCGCCGAGGCCGAGGCCGACCCGGTCGGCTTCACCAAGAAGTCCCAGGCCTCCATGGCCCGCCAGGTCGAAGCGATGGTCGGCTTCCAGGACGACGGCGCCGAGGTCTTCGACTACGGCAACTCCATCCGCGACGAGGCCCGCCACGCCGGCTACGAGCGCGCCTTCGAGTTCCCCGGCTTCGTCCCGGCCTACATCCGCCCGCTGTTCTGCGAGGGCCTCGGGCCGTTCCGCTGGGTGGCGCTCTCCGGCGACCCCGAGGACATCCGGGTCACCGACGAGGCCATCAAGGAGCTCTTCCCGGAGAACGAGCACCTGCACCGCTGGATCGACGCCGCACAGAAACACGTGGAGTTCGAGGGCCTGCCAGCACGCATCTGCTGGCTCGGCTACGGCGAACGCCACCAGGCCGGCCTGCTCTTCAACCGCCTCGTCGCCGAGGGCAGAGTCTCCGCGCCGATCGTGATCGGCCGTGACCACCTCGACTCCGGCTCCGTGGCCTCCCCGTACCGGGAGACCGAGGCCATGGCCGACGGGTCGGACGCCGTCGCGGACTGGCCGCTGCTCAACGCGCTCACCTCCACCAGCTCCGGCGCCACCTGGGTCTCCATCCACCACGGCGGCGGAGTCGGCATGGGCCGCTCCATCCACGCTGGCCAGGTCGGCCTGGCCGACGGCACCGACCTGGCCGCGGAGAAGCTCGAGCGGCTGCTCACCAACGACCCCGCCATGGGCGTGATCCGCCATGTCGACGCCGGCTACGACCGCGCCGACGAGGTGGCCGCCGAGCGTGGCGTCCGGGTCCCGATGCGTCCCCGCGGCTGA
- a CDS encoding IclR family transcriptional regulator, giving the protein MAEPSTRTVARALELLAAVCDAGDLPLTDAARRTELSSSTALRLLRTLEGAGFVRRDPDGTFRPGLRIMQLGAQALSSESLVSLAADPLRRLVEATGESCYLSVPHLRGARDGHGIYLAMEEGTHSVRHTSWVGRTVPLDGTAVGAVLRGEAPTDGPEAGYVVVEDAVESDVTAIAAPVRVATSAETGPGAGAIVAALSIVAPSYRMSPQRAADHGRLVAQEARGILHAAEDHTPQDHTAQDHTPQDHTPQIHLEERDR; this is encoded by the coding sequence ATGGCTGAACCGTCGACACGCACTGTGGCCCGCGCGCTGGAGCTGCTGGCCGCCGTCTGCGATGCCGGGGACCTTCCGCTGACCGACGCGGCCCGCCGGACCGAGCTCTCCTCCTCCACCGCGCTGCGCCTGCTGCGGACCTTGGAGGGAGCCGGCTTCGTGCGCCGCGACCCGGACGGGACGTTCCGACCCGGGCTGCGGATCATGCAGCTCGGCGCCCAGGCGCTCAGCTCGGAGTCACTGGTGTCGCTGGCCGCGGACCCGCTGCGCCGTCTCGTCGAAGCCACCGGAGAGTCCTGCTACCTCAGCGTGCCGCATCTGCGGGGCGCTCGGGACGGGCACGGGATCTACCTGGCCATGGAGGAGGGCACCCATTCGGTGCGCCACACCTCATGGGTGGGCCGGACCGTCCCGTTGGACGGCACCGCCGTGGGCGCGGTGCTGCGCGGCGAGGCCCCGACGGACGGGCCGGAGGCCGGCTACGTGGTGGTCGAGGACGCCGTCGAGTCCGACGTGACCGCCATCGCCGCGCCGGTGCGCGTGGCCACCTCGGCAGAGACCGGCCCCGGGGCCGGCGCCATCGTGGCCGCGCTGTCCATCGTCGCCCCCTCCTACCGGATGAGTCCCCAGCGTGCCGCTGACCATGGCCGACTGGTCGCCCAGGAGGCTCGCGGCATCCTGCATGCCGCCGAGGATCACACACCTCAGGACCACACCGCCCAGGACCACACACCTCAGGACCACACACCTCAGATCCACCTCGAAGAAAGGGATCGCTGA